The genomic interval CTTTATCGAGATGACCAAGCAGGCCTACCAGGAGCGCCGCGACGTGCTGGTGAAAGGGCTCAACGCGATGGGCCTGAAGACGCCGCTGCCGCAGGGAGCCTTTTACGTGATGAGCGACCTCACGCCGCTGCACCAGGACGAGACCGAGGCCAGCCTGATGCTGCTCGAGCAGGCCCACGTGGGCGTGGTGCCGGGCACCGACTTCGTGGCGCCGGGTCACGCCCGCCTGAGTTATGCGACCAGCATGGAAAATATCGAGAAAGCTTTGGAGCGCATCAAAAAGCTTCTTGACTAGCAGGGCTCGCCAGCCCAGAGGCATGCTCCAGAACGTTCCAAAAGGCCTGGACGCGCCCCGCACGGGCGATGATAGGATGGAGCATTCACAGACGGCTCCCTTATGAAGGGGGCGGAGTTGAAAGGGGAGAAACGATGAGACGTTGGTTAATGGTTTTGTTTGCCGTCGCCCTCGCCGGAGCGTTCACTGGGGCGTTCACTGGGGCGTTCACTGGGGTGTTTGCCGAGGAGGGCCGCGCGACCGAGCCTTTAGAGCCCCGCGAGAGCGTCTCGGTCGCCTATGTGCCGATCATGAAGTTCGCGACGCTTTACGTCGCCGCCGAGCGCGGGCTGTTCGACCAGTACGGCCTCGACGTGACGATCAACCGCGTCGCCTCGGGCACCGAGGCGATCGCCTTCCTGAGCGAGGGGAGAATCGACGTGGGCGGTATCGCCATCGTCACCTCGCTCTGGAACGGCTGGCACCAGGGGCTCGACCTCCGCGTCTTCGCGCCGGGCGGCCTCGAGCCCTTCGAGAACAGCCCCACCAAGCTGATGGTCCGCGGCGACCTTCACGAGACCGGGGCCATCTCGGAGGTTGCGGACCTGCGCGGGCGCAACGTCGCCGTCGCCGGCGGCCCCGGCAGCGGCGGGGAGTATCTAGCGACCAAGGCGCTCGAGCTCGGCGGCTTGACCATCCGCGACGTGAATCTCATCAATGTCGGCAACCCCGACATGCCCGCCGCCTTTGAGGGGGGCGCCATCGACGCCGGCATCCTCGGCTCGCCCTACGCGCAAGGGGTCGAGGACGCGGGCTTCGCCACAGTGCTCGCCGGCGATCTCACGCCCGGCCTGATGACGGTGGCCTTTGTCGGCTCGGGCGAGTTTATCCGCGCGCGGCCCGAGGCCGCCCGGCGCTTCACCTTGGCGCTCATGGAGGCCGCTCGGCTGATGCAGGGTGAGGACTTTTTGGCTAGAGAGAACATAGACGCCTATTTGAGCTACGTCGACGCCACCGAGGAGGCGGTGCGCGGCGACGCGCTGCTCGTCTTCGACCCGAACGGGGTCATCCCCATCGAGGGTCTCGCCGATGTCGAGCGCGTTCACCGCGAGAACGGCCGCACCGAGTACGACGAGCCTATCGACCTGGAGAACGTCGTCGACCCCTCCTTTGTCGACTGGGCGCGCGAGCAACTGGGGGAGTACGAGGAAAACTGACCTCGCGTTTCAGCGTGGCAGGCGAGGGGAGCTTTTCCCTCGCCTGTTCCCTTCATACGATAAGGTGGACCATGCCCGCAAAGATTCTCGCTCGTGACGTCACCAAGACCTTTCCCTCCGCCGCAGGGACCACCACCGCCATCGAGCGCTTCAACCTGACGGTCTCAGAGGGCGAGTTCGTCTGCATCGTGGGGCCCTCGGGCTGCGGCAAGAGCACCTTTTTGCGCATTCTGGCCGAGCTGGTGCCGCTGTCGAGTGGCGAGGTGCGCATCCGGCCGGGGCGCGACGCCGGCAAGCCGCTCAACAACGTGGTCTTTCAGGAGTACGCCATCTTTCCCTGGAAGACCGTGATCGACAACGTCGCCTTTGGCCTGGAGATGCGCGGCGTCGCCAAGGGGGAGCGCTACCGCGTCGCCGACGAATGGCTGGGGCGGGTGGGCCTGCGCAAGTTCGCCGGCTACTACCCCGCGCAGCTCTCCGGCGGGATGAAGCAGCGCGTCTCTATCGCCAGAGCGCTCGCCAACGACCCCGAGGTCCTGCTCATGGACGAACCCCTCGGCGCGCTCGACGCGCAGACCAAGACCGTCTTGCAAGAGGAGCTCCTGCGCATCTGGGAGGCGCACCGCAAGACGGTCGTCTACATCACCCACGCGATCGACGAGGCGGTCCTGTTGGGCGACCGCGTCGTCCTCATGACCGCGCACCCCGGCACCAACAAGGCCGAGTTCAGGGTGGACCTGCCCCGCCCGCGGACGGTCAGGACGACCGCCACCCCCGAGTTCGCGCGGCTGAGGGGCGCCATCTGGGAGGCGCTCGAGGACGAGGTCAAGAAGGCGATGCGGGCGCAGGCGTGAAGGTGGCCGCGCAAGCGCCCCGAAAGGGCAAGGGCGAGGACCGCGACCTCGCCCTCTACACGGGCGGCCTCGTCCTCCTAAACGCTGCCGCGACGCTCTTTGGCTTGTGGCAGGGCTTCTGGTGGGCCATCCTCTTCGCTGATTTCATCCTCGTCGTCATTATTGCCGAGCGCGTCGAGGGGCGGGTCGCCTACCGCCATCAGGGCCTCTACAAGCGCGTCCTCGCCTTCGGCTTCCCCCTGCTGCTCCTCGTCACCTGGGAAGTCATGGTGAGCGCCGGCATCGTAAGCGCCCGCTGGTTCCCGCCGCCCAGCCGTATCGCCGCGGCGCTCTGGGACCTCGTCGTCACCTTCGACCGCTTCAACCAGACCAGCCTGCTGGGCCGGCCCTGGCTGATTCCGAGCGTCTACCCCGAGGAGGGCTGGAGCGGCGTAGCGCGCCTCTTCACCGAGAGCCACGTCCTCGCCACGCTGATGCGCGTGCTCGCCGGCTTCGCCATCGGCGCCCTTCCCGGCATCCTCCTCGGCATGGCGATGGGGCTCAACAGGGCGGTGCGGACCATGCTCGACGCGACCATCTCGGCCATCTACGTCCTGCCCAAGATCGCCATCTTTCCCCTCATGATGCTGATCTTCCCCAACCCCTTCGGCGAGGGGCCCAAGATCGCCGTCGTCGCCATCAGCGCCTTTTTCCTGGTGGCTATAAGCACCATGGCCGGCGTGCGCGGCATCGATCCCGTCTACCTCGAGGTCGGCAGGAACTACGGCGCGGGCCCGCTGCAGATGCTCCGCCACGTCATCATCCCCGGCGCCCTGCCCATCATCTTCTCGGGCCTGCGCCTGGCGCTCGGCACCGCGCTCATCGTCGTGGTCGCGGTCGAGTTCATCCGCTCGCAGACCGGGGTCGGCTTCCTCGTCTTCTACTACTGGCAGATCCTGGTGGTCGAAAAGATGTACGCCGGGCTCTTCGTGGTGATGGCGCTCGGGGTGGGGCTGACCTACGGGCTCCAGTGGCTGGAGGGGAAGGCGATGCCGTGGCGGAGGTGACGGGTGAAAGAGGCGGTTTCAGCCATGTTTCGCCTGCCTGTTCCCGCCTCGGCGCCAGTCGAGGGGAGTGACCGGCTGCTCGAGCGCATGCCCTTGACGAATAGCGCATAGTGGGGTAATATGATTTTACTTAGCGCCACGAAAAGGCGCTTTTTTTTGTTTCCCTCCGCCCGTTGCCTCTCTGCTCCATCATCTTTCTATACCTTTTGCGCGGCCACGGCGGGGACGCAGGGGCTAGTCGCCTTCGGCCGCCCTCGCCGCCCGGATAAAGTCCTCGCCGGCACGCTTCAAGGCCGTGGCGGCC from Deinococcota bacterium carries:
- a CDS encoding ABC transporter substrate-binding protein, producing the protein MRRWLMVLFAVALAGAFTGAFTGAFTGVFAEEGRATEPLEPRESVSVAYVPIMKFATLYVAAERGLFDQYGLDVTINRVASGTEAIAFLSEGRIDVGGIAIVTSLWNGWHQGLDLRVFAPGGLEPFENSPTKLMVRGDLHETGAISEVADLRGRNVAVAGGPGSGGEYLATKALELGGLTIRDVNLINVGNPDMPAAFEGGAIDAGILGSPYAQGVEDAGFATVLAGDLTPGLMTVAFVGSGEFIRARPEAARRFTLALMEAARLMQGEDFLARENIDAYLSYVDATEEAVRGDALLVFDPNGVIPIEGLADVERVHRENGRTEYDEPIDLENVVDPSFVDWAREQLGEYEEN
- a CDS encoding ABC transporter ATP-binding protein, whose product is MPAKILARDVTKTFPSAAGTTTAIERFNLTVSEGEFVCIVGPSGCGKSTFLRILAELVPLSSGEVRIRPGRDAGKPLNNVVFQEYAIFPWKTVIDNVAFGLEMRGVAKGERYRVADEWLGRVGLRKFAGYYPAQLSGGMKQRVSIARALANDPEVLLMDEPLGALDAQTKTVLQEELLRIWEAHRKTVVYITHAIDEAVLLGDRVVLMTAHPGTNKAEFRVDLPRPRTVRTTATPEFARLRGAIWEALEDEVKKAMRAQA
- a CDS encoding ABC transporter permease; amino-acid sequence: MAAQAPRKGKGEDRDLALYTGGLVLLNAAATLFGLWQGFWWAILFADFILVVIIAERVEGRVAYRHQGLYKRVLAFGFPLLLLVTWEVMVSAGIVSARWFPPPSRIAAALWDLVVTFDRFNQTSLLGRPWLIPSVYPEEGWSGVARLFTESHVLATLMRVLAGFAIGALPGILLGMAMGLNRAVRTMLDATISAIYVLPKIAIFPLMMLIFPNPFGEGPKIAVVAISAFFLVAISTMAGVRGIDPVYLEVGRNYGAGPLQMLRHVIIPGALPIIFSGLRLALGTALIVVVAVEFIRSQTGVGFLVFYYWQILVVEKMYAGLFVVMALGVGLTYGLQWLEGKAMPWRR